Genomic DNA from Pelosinus sp. UFO1:
AATTTTAAAATAGTGTGTAGGAAAACTGCACACTATTTTTTCGTATATAGTAATAAAATAACCTTTCAAAGTCCTAATAAAGAAGGGGAAAAGCAAAAATAAGGCTTGAACTCTTGATAAGTCAATATTGGCATGCAACTTGCAATAAACAATAGTGTAAGGAGAAAGCTATAGGACTAACTATGGAGCTCGTGAGAACTTCAGTATTAATTAAGGCACATATCTTATGCGAAGATGTAGCCCATAGTCTATAGCAATAAGAAAGGGGGACTGTTAGTGAAGAGGATTTTATTGGTTTGCTCAGCAGGTATGTCAACAAGTTTATTAGTTAGCAAAATGAGGATCGCTGCTTCTGAGCAAGAAATTGAGGCTGACATTCATGCAGTGGCTGAGGCTGAGTTGAGTGATCATAGTGACAAAGTAGATGTTGTATTATTGGGCCCACAAGTAAGATTTTTATTAAGTAAGATGAAAGTTTCTTTAGAGCCAAAAGGAATTCATGTAGCTGTAATTAATAGTGTTGATTACGGTACTATGAATGGAGAGAATGTATTAAAACAAGCCATTGAACTAATTGGTTAGAATTTGAGCTGTTAAGCGATTGATAGAGTATTTATAATTTTACGTAAGGAAGGCGGTAAAATAAGATGGGATCTGTTATTGAATTTCTTGAGAAATATTTTGTTCCGTTTGCTGGCCGGATAGGCTCACAGAGACATTTGGTAGCTGTTCGTGATGGCTTTGTAGCAATTATGCCCTTAGTACTGGTTGGTGCTTTAGCGGTTTTAATTAATAGTTTTCCGATTCCTGCCTACCAGGATGTAATGATTAATATCTTCGGAAAGTCATGGAAATCTTTTGGTGCTAACTTATGGACAGGTACTTTTGCTATTATGGCTTTGATTACAGTCTTTAGTACAAGTTTCAGCTTGGCAAGATCCTATAATGCAGATGGATTAGCTGCGGCATTAGTTTCTTTCGGTTCGTTGATTATGCTTTATAGTGGATCGGAAAAAGATTGGGCCATTCCTTTTGGTTTTCTAGGTGCCCAAGGCTTATTTGTAGCTCTGTTTGTAGCGCTCATATCGACAGAAATATTTGTTAAACTTATGGGGAATCCAAGGCTGCTAATTAAAATGCCCGAGGGCGTGCCTCCAGCCGTTGCTAAATCCTTTGCGGCGTTAATACCATCGATTGTAGTGCTAACCCTATTTGGCGTTCTAAAATGCATAACGAATACCTTAGATATACCTAATATTCACCAAGCGATATTTAATGCGATACAAGCCCCTATTGCAGGTTTAGCCGATCATTTAGGTTCTGCCATATTAGTTGCTTTCTTGGTACATATTTTATGGTTCTTTGGTTTACACGGTACCAATATTTTAGGACCATTGTTGAATGCTGTATATTTACCAGCTATCAATGATAATATTGCGGCTCTACAAGCAGGTACAGCTATTCCCAATATTGTAACCATGCCTTTCTTTGATGCCTTTGTGTGGATGGGGGGAGCTGGAACAACGATCAGTTTATTAGCGGCCTTGTTTATCGCTGGCAAAAGAAAGAGTAATCAGAGTATGGCTAAACTAGCAGCAGGTCCAGCTTTGTTTAATATTAATGAACCGATGATGTTTGGGCTGCCAATTGTATTAAATCCCTTATATTTAATTCCTTTTGTCTTAACCCCGATTGTATTAACAATCGTAACCTACATGGCGATTGCTTCTGGTTTAGTTCCTAAAACCATTGCCATGATGCCTTGGACCACTCCTCCGGTAATTGGTGGATTCTTGGTGACGGGTTCCGTGATGGGTGCTCTACTGTCATTAGTGAATTTAGTAATTGGTGTAGTACTATATATACCTTTTATTATATTAGGTGAAAGGCATGAAAATAAATCCGATCTTGCAGCCAAAACTGGGAGCATAAAAGGTACTAATGTCAGAAGCGAAGGAGTATAAGTTAAGCTATGGAGACCATAATACTAAATATCATAATACAAAGCGGCGACGCTAGAAGCTTTGCAATGGAAGCTATACAATGTGCTAAAAACGGAGAGTTTGATAAAGCAAGAGAATTGATGGAGCAGTCAAAAGATAAACTAGGCTGTGCCCACAAAGAACAAACCAAGCTAATTCATGCAGAAGCCGGAGGAGGGAAAACAGAAATTTCATTACTCTTGATACATGCACAAGATCATCTAATGACAGCAATGACGGTAAAAGATCTTGCCAATGAAATCATTGAGGTTTATTCAAGGTTGTAATGCTAACGTACTATAGCCTAATAGGAAAGTAATATTTTCTATTAGGCTATAGCTTTATAGAATTAAGGGGGGATTATACTATGCGGCAATTGGGAATATCCTTGTATCCAAATCATACGAGCGTGGCAGAAAATATAGCATATATTGAGCTTGCTTCCCAATATGGGTTTAAAAGAATCTTTACTTGTCTACTATCTGTAGATCAAGATATTGAGCAAGCGATAAATGATTTTAAGATAATAACTGCCTGTGCAAAGCAAAATAGTATGGAAGTGATTGCTGATGTTGCGCCAGTAATCTTTACAAAGTACGGAGTATCGTACCAAGATCTATCATTCTTTAAGGAATTAGGTCTTGATGGGATACGTTTAGATTTAGGTTTTAGCGGTATAGAAGAAGCATATATGACTTTAAATCCTTATGGATTAAAAATAGAGTTAAATGTTAGTAATGGTACTAAGTATGTAGATAATATTATTTCTTATCATCCTAATGTAGAAAATATTTTAGGGTGTCACAATTTCTACCCTCATGTTTATACTGGATTGGGATATAACCATTTCATTAAATGCAGCAAACAATTCAAAGATTTAGGGATTAGAACAGCAGCTTTTGTAAACTCCAAATCTGCTATGTTCGGTCCCTGGCCGGTAACAGAAGGGCTATGCACCTTAGAGATGCATAGGGATTTATCGATTGATGTGCAAACCAAGCACTTGTTTGCTACAAATGTAATTGATGATGTCATTATCGCCAATGCTTTTGCTTCCGAAGGAGAATTAAAATGTTTAAGTGAAATTGACAAATATATGCTAGAATTTACGGTTGTATTTGCAAATAATATTCCTGAGTTAGAAAAGAAGATTGTCCTAGAAGAATTTCACTTCAATCGAGGAGACGTGTCAGAGTATGTTGCTAGATCAACACAATCTAGAGTGAAGTACAAAGATCATAATTTTCCACCATTTAATACCCCAGATATAAGAAAAGGTGATGTTTTAATCGAATCTTCTCTATATTCTAGGTATGCAGGTGAGTTACAAATTGCCTTAAAAGACATGAAAAATAGCGGGAAAACAAATGTAGTAGGTAGAATCGTTGAAGAAGAAATATTCCTATTAGACTATCTGGAACCTTGGATGAAATTTAAATTTACTGATCTAAATAAATAGTAAAGGGCACCTATTATAGGTGTCCTTTTTTAGTCGTACTTATTCGCTGGATTGGTCATTAGATAAATGGTGTTGCATCCTCACAGTAAAGGAAATTGGATGGCCTGTGTAACGCGTAGAACTATTTTAACTCAGCAAAACTGGTAGTGTGTAGAGAATACACGATATAAAAAGGTTTAAAAGCAGTGTGTAGTTACAAATACACACTGCTTTTAAACCTTTTAATGGCGTTTAAGGTATCGTATGTCCCAATAATTCAATGGTTGGCAGGCCTTATCTTTTTTAATTATTTTTATATAAGCTTGGCATGCATATTGCATTATAGCTAAGTGTAAATAGTTAGAATTTCTAAAGGGTAAGTAGTAGATTGTTGCTATCGCTGAAGATGGGGAGAGATAGGGGGAAAGGAGATGTGATAGGTACAAGCCCAAAATCCCCAAGTAAGTGTTAACAATGAGTGCTCGTTTGAAGGAAATATTTAAGGGAACATGGAGACTTAGATAGTAATTCATCTTAAGTGCACTCAAATAAACCAAAAATAAGATTCTAAGGAGCGTAAAAAGATGAACAAAAAAATGATCGCCACTGTGGTTACCGCTTTTGTATTAGGTTCAGGAACTGCTCTTGCAGCTAGTAATCCCTTTGCTGATGTTTCTCCTAATGACTGGGCATATGATGCTGTAAAGAGCTTAAAGCAAGCAGGCATTATTGATGGTATGGATGATAGCAACTTTCAAGGCAGCAGGACGATGACTCGTTACGAAATGGCGCAAATCGTAGGTAAAGCTATGTATAGAAGTGATAAGGCCAATGCTGAGCATAAAGCGATTATTGAAAAATTGGCTGTTGAATATAAAGATGAATTACAAAGTATGGGTGTTCGTGTTAGTAATGTGGAAAAGAAAACTGCCGGCATAAGCGATTGGAAAATCAGTGGCTGGGCCCAAACTGAAAATACATATGGTCATGCTGGAGATGCTAAAACATTTTATGACAAAGACGTATGGGCACCTGGCGTATTTGATCCAGCGACTGGGACAACGGGACCAGCAACACTCATTCACAAGAAAGGTGACGTATCAAATAAGGGACAGACCCCATTGCATGAATATAACTTAGAAATGCGCTTGGCAGCTGAAAAACAAATAAGTGATAAATTGTATGGTTATTATCAAATTAGAACATATACTGGTCTTGATGGTGCTCGCCGTACTACTTCCGATAAAGATAATCGTGGTACAGTGGAAACACGTCAGGCTTGGCTTAGCTATAATACTTCACCGTCTACCAAGTTTACTGCTGGTAAAATAATTATGTGGGATGGTTTTCTGCATGATGATTATCTAAATGGTATTACGGTAGATACTAAACTTAGTAATATTACTAGTTTTTATGGTGCAACAGGTCGTTCATCGGTTAACCCCGATACTATTGTTAATGCTGCAACTCTTTCTACAAAAGCTGGCGACGTAGACTTATCCGCCCGTTATTTAACGGGTCATGTTGTTGGCGGAGCAGATAAGGGTAATATTATTGGTGGTACTTTTGGATATAACTTTAAGAACGGTCCTGCCTTTATGTTTGGTTATGCGAATAATACTCGTGCGGCAGACGGGAAAGATGGAAAATTGGAAAAGGTAAACCTTTATAAAAACATTGGTGGTACTGATGTTACCCTAAGATATGAGAAACAAGGTCCTGCCTTCGATACTCCTATAGAAAATTGTATTCATACAGGATGGTGGGGTGACCAGTACATAAGGGGGCTAAAGGGCTACCGCGCAATTGTAGGTCGTACAATTGCACCGAATACGTATCTAGAAACATTCTATGGCGATTACAAAACGATTGATGGTGACATGTCTGCTAAAAAATATGGATTTAGCGTACAAGTAAGCTTCTAAATATATAGATTTCCTGAGTCTGAAGACTTATAGCCTAGATACTAGGTTGTAAGTCTTATTTTTTTTACACATTACTCACGAAAAATTAGCCTGAGCTTAATGATAGTACGGTTTTGCAGCAAAATGAATGAGTTTAGACAAGAGGTTAAGGTGACAACTTTTGACTACTTTGCAATAAAATAGGAAGGTTATGGATGAATAATGGCGAAAGTTGTATTACAGGTTAAAACGTTTGATACGCAGGAGGGAAATGCTGTGAAATATGCAGTGTCTTTGAGTTTACTAACTGTGCTGATTATTACGTTTTTATTGGGTGGAACTTTTATTTTTCTAATCAAGCACGAATTAGCAGTAGACATTCCTTGGCTGAGGCATAAAGAAGCTAATATTCTACATTCTGCTGCTAATGAAAATATAGAGTCTTTTCACAATGACCGGAAAAAGATATTGGTTCTTCATTCCTATGACTCTGAAATGCCCTGGGTGAAATTAGAAGAAGAGGGGATTAAGTCGGTTTTTCAACAGGAAAAACAAGCGATACTTTCTTTTGACTATATGGATACGAAATACAATATTACTCCTGATTATCTAAGTAACTTATATAAGTTTTATGAACAAAAATATAAAGGGAAGAAATTTGATGCTGTGATTGTTACGGATGATGCAGCTTATGACTTTGCACGAACATACCAGCAAACCCTTTTTCCTCTCACTCCTATTATTTTCTGTGGTGTTAATTATTTTAATGAAGCAGATATAAAAGACAAGGAATGGGTAACGGGAGTCATTGAGGACGTTGATATAAAGGACACTATTGATGTTGCTTTAGCCCTACAGCCTCAAGTGAAAAAGATTGTTGTTATTAATGATGAAACTGCAGTTGGTAAAGCCAATAAACAATTACTAGAAAAGAGTATGCCTGTTTTTAAGGAAAAGGTACAATTTGTATTCTTAGAAAAGATGGCGATGTCAGAAGTTCTAGAGCAAGTAGCTGCCCTTTCAGATGACACAATCGTATTACTTATGACTTTTAATGTGGATAAGAACGATACTATCTTTAGTTATGAGGAAAGTGGTAGTTTAATTGGTGCAAAAAGTAGGGTGCCTGTATATTGTTTTTGGGACTTCTACTTACAAGATGGTATGTTAGGCGGGATGATAACCAGCGGGTATAATCAAGGGAAAACTGCGGGCCAGATGGCCCGAAAGATTGTCTTTGAAGGTGCAAAATTAGCTGACATGCCTGTGGTAACAGAAAGTACAAAGCAGTACATGTTTGGCTTTAATGCACTACGCAAGGCTGGTATCAAGGAAGAGCAATTACCAGCAGGTAGCGTTATTGTGAATAAGCCAGTTACCTTCTATGAGACGTATAAATCCTTAGTTTGGTTCTTGATGGTACTATTTGTAGTATTACTGTTTTTAGTAACAGTATTAGCTATTAATATAAACCGCCGTAGGAAGGTTGAGGAAGAGATCCGTCAGCTCAATAGGGCCTTAGAGAATCAAGTATCTGAGCGAACTAGGGCATTGCAGGATACGAATTCTACCTTGCGGCAGACCTTGGAAGATTTGCATCAGGCTCGTCGTCACTTGGTAGAGTCAGAGAAAATGGCCTTATTAGGTGAGTTAGTAGCAGGTATAGCCCATGAAATAAATACACCGATAGGAAATAGTATTACGGCAATTTCGCATTTGACAATGTTGACAGGAGAATTCAATCAAAAATTCTTGGGTGGTCAAATGAAACGATCCGATTTAGAAACCTATTTAGAGTCTTGTAATAAAGTAAGTAAAATTATTACTACTAATCTAGATCGTGCTGCAGAGTTGATTCGTAGTTTTAAAAAAGTTGCAGTTGACCAATTAGTTGAAGAACGACGGAATTTTGATTTAAAAGAATACATACAGGATGTATTGATAAGCCTAAATCCTCAATTAAAAAAGACTCAGCACAAGATAAACGTAACTTGTCCTGAGGGCATTAATGTTTATTGGTATCCCGGAGCCTTTTGGCAAATTATATCAAACATGCTGAATAATTCCATATTGCATGCTTATGATCCAGAAGAATCAGGCACGATTTCCATTACTATTTCTTATGAAGCTGGGATTATTACCTTGATTTATGCAGATGATGGAAAAGGTATGGAGGCAGAGGTACAAAAGAAGATATTTGAGCCATTTTTTACAACTCGGCGGGGTACTGGTGGTACTGGTCTTGGTATGCATATTGTATATAATCTGGTGGTTTTTAAAATGAAAGGAACCGTTGAGTGTGCTAGTCAGCTGGGAAACGGTACGGTTTTCACAATAAAACTTCCAGAACGTACTTAAGATAAAGGAGAAAGAATCATGGATGATGAATTGTTATTTGTAGAAGAGACGGATGTACGTGATACTAAGGCAGCAGGACAGATAAAAGTTTTGATCGTTGATGATGAAGAAGAAGTACATATTGTTACCAAGTTAGTATTAAATAACTTTGTATTTGAAGGTAAAAAGATTGAGCTTCTTAGTGTTTATTCTGCTAGTGAAGCTAAGACGGTACTAGAGGAACATGGGGATATTGCTCTTATTTTATTAGATGTTGTCATGGAGAGAGCTGATGCCGGGTTAGAATTGGTAAAATACATTCGAGAAGTTATGGAAAATAAGTTGGTACGGATTGTATTGCGTACGGGCCAGCCGGGGGAAGCGCCAGAAGCCCAGATTATTGTAGAATACGACATTAATGATTATAAAGAAAAAACGGAATTAACAGCCCAAAAGCTGATAACTACCTTAATCTCTGCGTTACGTTCTCATCGAGATTTATTGACAATTGCCATGAATAAACAAGGGTTAGAAAAAATTATCAAGTCTTCACCTGAGATTTTTCGTATGCAATCCATGCAAAACTTTGCCGCTGGCGTACTAATGCAACTCATCGCAATGCTTGGACTTAATAAGAATAGCTTGTATGTCAAGGTATCGAGTTTTGCCGCTACGCGAAAGAAGGACGGAGAAATAAAAGTTTTAGCAGCTACAGGTACCTTTGATAGTGAAACCTACGAAGATATTTCGATTGACGTGAAAAATAAACTTGATTACGTTCTTATGGCAAAACAAAGTATATTTTTTGAGGATTACTTTATCTTATACTGGCAAAGTGCAGACGATTATGTGTACCTAATTTATATGGAAGGTGGACAAAGACTTAGTGAGTTAGATAGGCGTTTATTAGATGTTTTTTGTTTAAATGTTTCTTCTGCCTTTGAAAATCTTAAATTGCATTTAGAAATGTATAATACACAACGAGAGGTTTTCTTTCGTTTGGCCGAAGTGGCAGAAACACGATCAAAAGAAACAGGCAATCATGTAAGGCGTGTTGCTGAATACGCTCGTTTGCTGGCTGAAAAATATGGATTACCAGATGATGAAGTGGATCTCATTCATTTGGCGACTCCTATGCATGATATAGGTAAACTAGGGATACCTGACGAGATATTAAATAAACCAGGGAAATTAACACTAACTGAGTTTGAAGTTGTCAAACTTCACGCTAATATTGGCTATGATATGTTAAAGGGATCTCATTTAACGATGTTAAAAGCAGCAGCTATTATTGCGCAGCAACACCATGAACGATATGATGGCAAGGGATATTCCAGTGGGCTAAAAGGGGAAGAAATTCATATTTATGCTAGAATCGCCGCCATTGCCGATGTATTTGATGCACTAAGCTGCAAAAGAGTATATAAAGAAGCCTGGCCATTAAATGAAATTTTGACCTATTTCAAAGAAGCTAGGGGAGGGCAATTTGATCCTGTATTAGTTGATTTGTTTTTTGCTAATTTGGATGAAATCATTAAGGTGAGAGAAAAGTATGCAGATGAATAATTGCGGCGTACTTCTGGGGATTGTATAATATGGTTAGAATAGGATGGAGGTAGAAAAATGAGTTTACATATTGATGCAAAAGAAGGCGATATCGCTAGTACGGTATTAATGCCTGGTGATCCACTTAGGGCCAAGTTTATAGCGGAGAACTTTTTGGAAAATGCTGTTTGTTATAATGAAGTGCGCGGTATGTACGGGTACACAGGATATTACCAGGGCAAAAGAGTTTCTGTACAAGGTTCGGGAATGGGGATTCCTTCTATATCTATTTATGCCCATGAGTTAATGGCGAGCTATAATGTGAAAAATATTATTCGGATTGGTACTTGTGGATCATTACAGGAAAATGTAAAAATTAAGGACATTGTTCTAGCTATGTCAGCTTCTCATGATTCTAATATTAATCTACAACGGTTTGAGGGTATGACCTTTGCTCCTACAGCAAATTTTGAATTATTAAAAAAGGCATATGATGTAGCACAGCGGTTAGGGATTGAAGCTAAAGTCGGAAATGTGTTTACAACGGATACCTTTTATCATGATGATTATGAGGATTGGAAGCGTTGGACCAAATTTGGTGTATTGGCGGTCGAGATGGAAACTGCAGGATTATATACTTTGGCTGCAAAACATGGTGTAAAAGCGTTAACCATTGTGACAGTGAGTGATAGCTTAGTTACAGGTGAAGCTACTTCTGCTGCAGAACGCCAGACGACTTTTACGCAAATGATGAAAATTGCTTTAGAAATGGTAGAGTAAAAAAAGCATTGCACTTTATGAAGGTCTATAATATACTGTAGGAAATTACATATGATGCTGGGGGAGCCTTATGGCTGAGAGGGAATTTCGATTCCTGACCCTTTGAACCTGATGTGGTTAGTACCATCGTAGGGAAGCTATTTTATATTTGTGTATGTTATTTATAAAAGCTTATCCTCTTTGGATAGGCTTTTTTTATTTGCCATTACATGTTTCAAATATTTCTCTACGATCGCTAGCTATACTATTTCATTCTTAAAATGCATTAAAGAGGTGAGGTGAAAAAGTTGGAGGTTATGCTAAACGGAAACCTTGAAAAATTAGCGAAGGAGATGAATTTATTTACGTTTTTACTTAGTAAGGGTTTGAATCTCGACACCATTATTGTGGAATATCAAGGTAATATAGTAAAGAAAGAGGAATGGGCAATGATTACTTTGCAAGATAAAGATTGTTTAGAAGTGCTAAATTTTGTTGGCGGAGGCTGATTTGATGAGTGATTCATTAATGATTGGTGGGAAAAGCTTAGCTAGTCGTCTATTTATTGGTACAGGTAAATATTCTGCAGACACTATGATTCCTGAAATTATAAAAAAATCAGGATCACAAGTTATTACCGTGGCGCTTCGAAGAATCGATTTTAATTCTCCTACTGGGAATGTGATGGACCATATTCCCTCCAGTATGCAACTCTTGCCGAATACTTCTGGGGCGCGAAATGCACAGGAGGCAATACGAATTGCTCGGTTAGCCAAGGCCGCAGGGTGTGGCAATTGGATTAAGATTGAGGTCATTTCGGATAATAAATACTTGTTGCCAGACGGCTATGAGACAATTAAAGCAACGGAAATATTAGCTAAGGAAGGGTTTGTAGTATTACCTTATATCAGTCCAGATTTAATGGTAGCAAAAAAACTAGTTGAAGTTGGTGCAGCAGCAGTTATGCCATTAGGTGCCCCCATTGGCAGTAATCGAGGTTTAAAAACCAAAGAATTATTAAAAATAATGATTGAGGAAATATCTTTACCAGTGATTGTTGATGCAGGGATTGGCAAACCTTCCGACGCTTGCGAGGCGAT
This window encodes:
- a CDS encoding PTS sugar transporter subunit IIB — encoded protein: MKRILLVCSAGMSTSLLVSKMRIAASEQEIEADIHAVAEAELSDHSDKVDVVLLGPQVRFLLSKMKVSLEPKGIHVAVINSVDYGTMNGENVLKQAIELIG
- a CDS encoding PTS sugar transporter subunit IIC is translated as MGSVIEFLEKYFVPFAGRIGSQRHLVAVRDGFVAIMPLVLVGALAVLINSFPIPAYQDVMINIFGKSWKSFGANLWTGTFAIMALITVFSTSFSLARSYNADGLAAALVSFGSLIMLYSGSEKDWAIPFGFLGAQGLFVALFVALISTEIFVKLMGNPRLLIKMPEGVPPAVAKSFAALIPSIVVLTLFGVLKCITNTLDIPNIHQAIFNAIQAPIAGLADHLGSAILVAFLVHILWFFGLHGTNILGPLLNAVYLPAINDNIAALQAGTAIPNIVTMPFFDAFVWMGGAGTTISLLAALFIAGKRKSNQSMAKLAAGPALFNINEPMMFGLPIVLNPLYLIPFVLTPIVLTIVTYMAIASGLVPKTIAMMPWTTPPVIGGFLVTGSVMGALLSLVNLVIGVVLYIPFIILGERHENKSDLAAKTGSIKGTNVRSEGV
- a CDS encoding PTS lactose/cellobiose transporter subunit IIA, translating into METIILNIIIQSGDARSFAMEAIQCAKNGEFDKARELMEQSKDKLGCAHKEQTKLIHAEAGGGKTEISLLLIHAQDHLMTAMTVKDLANEIIEVYSRL
- a CDS encoding DUF871 domain-containing protein produces the protein MRQLGISLYPNHTSVAENIAYIELASQYGFKRIFTCLLSVDQDIEQAINDFKIITACAKQNSMEVIADVAPVIFTKYGVSYQDLSFFKELGLDGIRLDLGFSGIEEAYMTLNPYGLKIELNVSNGTKYVDNIISYHPNVENILGCHNFYPHVYTGLGYNHFIKCSKQFKDLGIRTAAFVNSKSAMFGPWPVTEGLCTLEMHRDLSIDVQTKHLFATNVIDDVIIANAFASEGELKCLSEIDKYMLEFTVVFANNIPELEKKIVLEEFHFNRGDVSEYVARSTQSRVKYKDHNFPPFNTPDIRKGDVLIESSLYSRYAGELQIALKDMKNSGKTNVVGRIVEEEIFLLDYLEPWMKFKFTDLNK
- a CDS encoding S-layer homology domain-containing protein — protein: MNKKMIATVVTAFVLGSGTALAASNPFADVSPNDWAYDAVKSLKQAGIIDGMDDSNFQGSRTMTRYEMAQIVGKAMYRSDKANAEHKAIIEKLAVEYKDELQSMGVRVSNVEKKTAGISDWKISGWAQTENTYGHAGDAKTFYDKDVWAPGVFDPATGTTGPATLIHKKGDVSNKGQTPLHEYNLEMRLAAEKQISDKLYGYYQIRTYTGLDGARRTTSDKDNRGTVETRQAWLSYNTSPSTKFTAGKIIMWDGFLHDDYLNGITVDTKLSNITSFYGATGRSSVNPDTIVNAATLSTKAGDVDLSARYLTGHVVGGADKGNIIGGTFGYNFKNGPAFMFGYANNTRAADGKDGKLEKVNLYKNIGGTDVTLRYEKQGPAFDTPIENCIHTGWWGDQYIRGLKGYRAIVGRTIAPNTYLETFYGDYKTIDGDMSAKKYGFSVQVSF
- a CDS encoding sensor histidine kinase — translated: MKYAVSLSLLTVLIITFLLGGTFIFLIKHELAVDIPWLRHKEANILHSAANENIESFHNDRKKILVLHSYDSEMPWVKLEEEGIKSVFQQEKQAILSFDYMDTKYNITPDYLSNLYKFYEQKYKGKKFDAVIVTDDAAYDFARTYQQTLFPLTPIIFCGVNYFNEADIKDKEWVTGVIEDVDIKDTIDVALALQPQVKKIVVINDETAVGKANKQLLEKSMPVFKEKVQFVFLEKMAMSEVLEQVAALSDDTIVLLMTFNVDKNDTIFSYEESGSLIGAKSRVPVYCFWDFYLQDGMLGGMITSGYNQGKTAGQMARKIVFEGAKLADMPVVTESTKQYMFGFNALRKAGIKEEQLPAGSVIVNKPVTFYETYKSLVWFLMVLFVVLLFLVTVLAININRRRKVEEEIRQLNRALENQVSERTRALQDTNSTLRQTLEDLHQARRHLVESEKMALLGELVAGIAHEINTPIGNSITAISHLTMLTGEFNQKFLGGQMKRSDLETYLESCNKVSKIITTNLDRAAELIRSFKKVAVDQLVEERRNFDLKEYIQDVLISLNPQLKKTQHKINVTCPEGINVYWYPGAFWQIISNMLNNSILHAYDPEESGTISITISYEAGIITLIYADDGKGMEAEVQKKIFEPFFTTRRGTGGTGLGMHIVYNLVVFKMKGTVECASQLGNGTVFTIKLPERT
- a CDS encoding DUF3369 domain-containing protein translates to MDDELLFVEETDVRDTKAAGQIKVLIVDDEEEVHIVTKLVLNNFVFEGKKIELLSVYSASEAKTVLEEHGDIALILLDVVMERADAGLELVKYIREVMENKLVRIVLRTGQPGEAPEAQIIVEYDINDYKEKTELTAQKLITTLISALRSHRDLLTIAMNKQGLEKIIKSSPEIFRMQSMQNFAAGVLMQLIAMLGLNKNSLYVKVSSFAATRKKDGEIKVLAATGTFDSETYEDISIDVKNKLDYVLMAKQSIFFEDYFILYWQSADDYVYLIYMEGGQRLSELDRRLLDVFCLNVSSAFENLKLHLEMYNTQREVFFRLAEVAETRSKETGNHVRRVAEYARLLAEKYGLPDDEVDLIHLATPMHDIGKLGIPDEILNKPGKLTLTEFEVVKLHANIGYDMLKGSHLTMLKAAAIIAQQHHERYDGKGYSSGLKGEEIHIYARIAAIADVFDALSCKRVYKEAWPLNEILTYFKEARGGQFDPVLVDLFFANLDEIIKVREKYADE
- the deoD gene encoding purine-nucleoside phosphorylase — translated: MSLHIDAKEGDIASTVLMPGDPLRAKFIAENFLENAVCYNEVRGMYGYTGYYQGKRVSVQGSGMGIPSISIYAHELMASYNVKNIIRIGTCGSLQENVKIKDIVLAMSASHDSNINLQRFEGMTFAPTANFELLKKAYDVAQRLGIEAKVGNVFTTDTFYHDDYEDWKRWTKFGVLAVEMETAGLYTLAAKHGVKALTIVTVSDSLVTGEATSAAERQTTFTQMMKIALEMVE
- the thiS gene encoding sulfur carrier protein ThiS, which gives rise to MKKLEVMLNGNLEKLAKEMNLFTFLLSKGLNLDTIIVEYQGNIVKKEEWAMITLQDKDCLEVLNFVGGG
- a CDS encoding thiazole synthase, whose amino-acid sequence is MSDSLMIGGKSLASRLFIGTGKYSADTMIPEIIKKSGSQVITVALRRIDFNSPTGNVMDHIPSSMQLLPNTSGARNAQEAIRIARLAKAAGCGNWIKIEVISDNKYLLPDGYETIKATEILAKEGFVVLPYISPDLMVAKKLVEVGAAAVMPLGAPIGSNRGLKTKELLKIMIEEISLPVIVDAGIGKPSDACEAMEMGAAACLLNTAIASADDPALMAEAFGMAVIAGRKAYLAGLGRSHKWASSSSPLTGFLHN